Proteins encoded within one genomic window of Phaeodactylum tricornutum CCAP 1055/1 chromosome 27, whole genome shotgun sequence:
- a CDS encoding predicted protein yields MSTLRRTPSGHTHRRKLSRNVDNDTDLAVAASLTNATTPIHQPSPSRLSLPSSPLILNSTAMSDMALPFLDTDSQESKSASTSRGGPRCGALVVWLGRVRALPRIGRERLRSVPPRYRWAVFVFWVLWKVVVFCLVVYLVHPSEKGVARPQRLLYTVTSWHDTGFPRTTNGTAFATDTDAAPSFDRFRHRVVPLLVANVQSLTIIKDWDVHVVLITAYPISPSQRSFLSEWIPPHVRWTVWDGACPLGYSHDDDRTLRENCHALARQHRYVIKDQLLQHDVFIALDDTVRVTARHVQQYLRLSHELEDWRSAVSGPVLGTDGAVTTTVLSKHQLDRLAPVVIPVQKRGNESRGMPRLRASSDVEPCCNHGNWDPGDELTSSRDYVFQQSNLFQPSTLHRLRPAVDPPHNTTTASEGIFVLSNMDTPRLEFMRLSPFPSEPTLQLVRWDGDLCLGPLLPPWGETTFPKDGFSLNAEYWLGGFQTLAKIDCPWQRLVDFGHIVDHLWYQIESGYDRGHWTAVADLVRTWKHVL; encoded by the exons ATGTCCACCTTGCGACGTACGCCATCCGGCCACACGCATCGACGCAAGCTGTCACGGAATGTCGACAACGATACCGATTTGGCGGTCGCTGCTTCGTTGACCAACGCAACGACTCCAATCCATCAGCCATCGCCGTCGCGATTGTCTCTGCCTTCGTCGCCTTTGATCCTGAATTCCACCGCAATGAGTGACATGGCGTTGCCCTTTCTAGACACTGACAGCCAGGAGAGTAAGAGTGCGTCGACCTCCCGTGGCGGCCCTCGGTGCGGCGCACTGGTTGTTTGGCTCGGGCGTGTACGGGCTCTGCCCCGCATCGGACGGGAACGACTACGCTCGGTGCCACCACGGTACCGCTGGGCCGTTTTCGTGTTCTGGGTCCTCTGGAAGGTTGTGGTCTTTTGCCTGGTTGTGTATCTCGTCCATCCCAGTGAAAAGGGTGTTGCTCGACCGCAGAGGCTACTCTACACGGTCACGTCCTGGCACGATACCGGATTCCCTCGGACCACAAACGGTACGGCGTTCGCTACCGATACAGACGCTGCACCGTCGTTCGACCGATTTCGACACCGTGTCGTACCCCTGCTTGTTGCCAACGTCCAGTCGTTGACGATTATAAAGGATTGGGACGTGCACGTTGTCTTGATCACAGCCTATCCAATATCGCCATCGCAACGCTCCTTCCTTTCGGAATGGATACCCCCACACGTGCGTTGGACCGTGTGGGACGGGGCCTGTCCACTCGGGTACTCCCATGACGACGACCGAACATTGCGGGAAAACTGTCATGCCCTGGCTCGGCAACACCGTTACGTGATCAAAGATCAATTGTTACAGCACGACGTCTTTATTGCTCTCGACGATACCGTACGGGTCACCGCTCGACACGTGCAACAGTACCTCCGGCTTTCACACGAGTTGGAGGATTGGCGCAGCGCCGTATCGGGACCAGTTCTCGGTACCGACGGggcggtgacgacgacggtgcTATCAAAGCATCAACTGGATCGTTTGGCACCCGTCGTGATACCCGTTCAAAAGCGTGGGAACGAAAGTCGTGGAATGCCACGATTGAGGGCATCCAGTGATGTCGAACCGTGCTGCAACCATGGGAATTGGGATCCTGGCGACGAGTTAACTTCTTCGCGAGATTACGTTTTCCAACAGAGCAATCTCTTCCAACCGTCGACGTTGCATCGTTTGAGGCCGGCAGTAGATCCACCTCACAATACGACGACCGCGTCGGAGGGTATATTTGTACTGTCGAACATGGACACACCCCGTTTAGAATTCATGCGGTTGTCTCCATTTCCTTCGGAACCCACAC TCCAACTTGTTCGCTGGGACGGTGATCTCTGTTTGGGTCCACTGCTGCCACCGTGGGGCGAAACCACATTCCCGAAGGATGGCTTTTCGTTGAATGCGGAATACTGGTTGGGCGGTTTTCAAACTTTGGCGAAAATAGATTGCCCATGGCAGCGACTTGTCGATTTTGGACACATCGTCGATCATCTCTGGTACCAGATTGAGTCGGGCTACGACCGCGGCCATTGGACTGCCGTAGCGGATTTGGTTCGCACCTGGAAGCACGTGCTGTAA
- a CDS encoding predicted protein has protein sequence MTILQYSRTRRVARGRGGGQKLPSVRWSRPHAGSSSGNATAVVAGTTATHSEKRNSSTLSPNATTASEALPKVPVLKGPSKAVEGKRKLLRARLTRERQVGDPTFPKSPTKRAETTKSNSITSNLERRGRHKLVLAIPQGKEIAQETAVNTNDNTNKHRVALAVSNRGGRRSRQRQGPVQAQPVAKRIKLGATQSTNFNAQDDIQDYHDGAPNNNSIDALTSRVGYSYEKLTDFAYRKTERQTARTTSRRGRGKNRGLVRVAPNEQNQSNVICPTYLHGELCTDETCRKRHDVPTEFAVPTCLYFQRHGMCLKEDCCFRHVKVNPRALVCPNFTNLGYCEDLHCPLTHTRVGSK, from the exons ATGACCATTTTGCAGTACTCCCGTACCCGACGAGTAGCTCGGGGGCGCGGTGGGGGTCAGAAGCTCCCGTCGGTTCGCTGGAGTCGACCTCACGCAGGGTCGTCGTCCGGGAATGCTACCGCCGTTGTTGCCGGGACGACGGCGACACACAGCGAAAAGCGGAACTCGTCAACATTGTCTCCCAACGCAACGACAGCGTCCGAGGCTCTACCAAAGGTTCCCGTACTCAAAGGTCCCTCCAAG GCCGTCGAAGGAAAGCGTAAGTTGTTACGAGCTCGCTTGACGCGGGAACGACAAGTTGGCGACCCAACGTTTCCGAAATCACCTACAAAACGTGCGGAGACAACCAAATCAAATAGTATCACCTCCAACCTTGAGCGCAGGGGACGTCACAAACTGGTACTAGCCATCCCTCAGGGAAAGGAAATTGCGCAGGAGACGGCTGTCAATACTAACGACAATACAAACAAGCACAGGGTCGCTTTGGCCGTGTCAAATCGTGGAGGCCGAAGATCTCGACAACGCCAAGGTCCTGTTCAAGCTCAACCCGTGGCGAAGCGCATCAAACTGGGTGCAACGCAATCGACCAACTTCAACGCCCAGGATGATATTCAAGACTACCACGACGGTGCTCCCAACAACAATTCAATAGATGCTCTCACGAGTAGGGTCGGCTATTCCTATGAAAAATTAACTGACTTCGCGTACCGCAAAACGGAACGGCAGACAGCGAGGACAACTTCTCGCCGAGGTCGTGGGAAAAACCGTGGTTTGGTGCGTGTGGCGCCGAATGAGCAAAACCAGAGTAACGTGATTTGTCCCACCTACTTGCACGGGGAATTGTGTACAGATGAAACCTGCCGCAAACGACACGACGTTCCCACCGAGTTTGCCGTGCCGACATGTCTATACTTTCAACGTCACGGTATGTGCTTGAAGGAGGATTGTTGCTTTCGGCACGTCAAGGTCAATCCAAGGGCACTCGTTTGCCCTAATTTTACCAATCTGGGGTATTGCGAAGATCTGCACTGCCCGTTGACACATACGCGGGTGGGATCTAAGTGA